One window of Endomicrobiales bacterium genomic DNA carries:
- a CDS encoding ABC transporter ATP-binding protein → MIKVENLKKNYVNDEVVTHVLHDINFKIEEGEFVAIMGPSGSGKSTLMHILSFLDRPTSGHYRFEDKDTKDFDDNYLAKLRNEKVGFVFQSFNLLARTTVLDNVKLPLVYSKLKDLDKLAEKALESVGLSHRLNYFTNQISGGEKQRVAIARALVNNPAVIFADEPTGNLDSKSGNTVMSILQKLNNQGHTIILVTHETDTANHAKRIIRIKDGQIVSDEKVTKRTIAEADKDLVK, encoded by the coding sequence TTGATTAAGGTTGAGAATTTAAAAAAGAATTATGTTAATGACGAAGTTGTTACGCATGTTTTACATGATATAAATTTTAAAATAGAAGAAGGGGAGTTTGTGGCAATAATGGGACCTTCGGGATCTGGAAAATCTACGCTAATGCACATTTTGAGTTTTTTGGACAGACCAACTTCCGGACACTACAGGTTTGAGGATAAAGATACAAAAGATTTTGACGATAACTATTTGGCAAAATTAAGAAACGAAAAAGTGGGATTTGTTTTTCAATCTTTTAATTTGTTGGCGCGCACAACTGTTTTAGACAATGTAAAATTGCCTTTGGTTTACAGTAAATTAAAGGACCTTGATAAGCTGGCAGAAAAAGCCTTGGAATCTGTGGGCCTTTCTCACAGGCTAAATTATTTTACAAACCAAATTTCTGGCGGAGAAAAGCAGAGGGTTGCAATTGCCAGGGCTTTGGTAAATAACCCGGCTGTAATTTTTGCTGATGAGCCAACTGGAAACCTAGACTCAAAATCCGGTAACACAGTAATGAGTATTTTACAGAAATTAAATAATCAGGGCCACACAATTATTTTGGTAACCCATGAAACCGATACTGCAAATCATGCTAAGAGGATTATACGCATTAAAGATGGACAAATTGTTTCTGACGAAAAGGTGACAAAAAGAACAATTGCCGAAGCAGATAAAGACCTAGTCAAATAA